One window of the Drosophila gunungcola strain Sukarami chromosome 3L unlocalized genomic scaffold, Dgunungcola_SK_2 000009F, whole genome shotgun sequence genome contains the following:
- the LOC128259896 gene encoding LOW QUALITY PROTEIN: histone acetyltransferase KAT6B (The sequence of the model RefSeq protein was modified relative to this genomic sequence to represent the inferred CDS: deleted 1 base in 1 codon), with amino-acid sequence MSDMLKMANVANPLQTMKKTNGEEDSEESDMEDQDEEEEEEEEDDLPDDVVLQIDSEDEAELEAQRIRLVEEEAAKTTKKAEKELQEQQQAQVSNGNEEQLEETGKPNNSSKRKGRGRPKRRASTSSQASSASIASIASLASSASLVAAQVLADEKSRRFIYSCSSCTHHYADSLILSRHFQRAHAEKPKKKRGKTKWDSLAEPLDITPPLTFDPSELGHLKPCAQLLVQGESLLQLCLACNSQFVDEVRFQEHLSQQHGYFKLLVPKDEPTDLPPQAMVTIPGALALGKSNSQLQLPIPAPETPPPEQDAKESPANTGSNDKEDLALINAMVAEIAADRVKKTSSPKVSKMIIKLPMPNKRGRKRSKPEKIRDSKDKSEKIRERKQEKPEKKKKLDKKEEQQPDFEPLTPKKSDIEAEQQQEKDVGDQQEPESAEMELQHSEKVEKNQPKLQHYR; translated from the exons ATGTCAGACATGCTGAAAATGGCAAATGTTGCAAATCCGCTGCAAACAATGAAGAAAACAAACGGTGAGGAGGATTCCGAGGAGTCTGACATGGAAGATCAGGATgaagaagaggaggaggaggaggaggacgatcTCCCGGACGATGTGGTGCTACAAATCGACAGCGAGGATGAGGCAGAACTGGAAGCGCAGCGCATCCGCTTGGtggaagaagaagcagcaaagacaacaaaaaaggcAGAGAAAGAACTGcaggaacaacaacaagcgCAGGTCAGTAACGGTAACGAAGAG CAACTGGAGGAAACTGGAAAACCCAACAACAGTAGTAAGCGCAAGGGCCGTGGAAGGCCCAAACGCAGGGCTTCCACTAGCTCGCAGGCTTCCAGTGCGTCGATTGCGTCCATAGCTTCCCTCGCTTCCAGTGCTTCCCTAGTGGCAGCACAAGTTCTCGCAGATGAGAAGTCACGGCGCTTTATCTACAGCTGTTCCAGCTGCACACACCACTACGCCGACAGCCTGATCCTCTCCAGACATTTCCAGCGCGCACATGCCGAGAAGCCGAAGAAAAAACGCGGTAAGACCAAGTGGGATTCCCTGGCAGAACCTCTGGATATTACGCCACCCCTGACATTTGACCCTTCAGAACTGGGTCACCTCAAGCCTTGTGCCCAGTTGCTCGTCCAAGGGGAATCCCTGCTGCAGCTGTGTCTCGCCTGCAACTCACAGTTTGTGGATGAGGTGCGTTTCCAGGAGCATCTCAGCCAGCAGCATGGCTATTTCAAGCTACTGGTGCCCAAGGATGAACCCACCGATCTCCCGCCCCAGGCCATGGTCACCATTCCGGGGGCTCTGGCCCTGGGCAAGTCCAATTCCCAACTACAGCTGCCCATTCCAGCTCCAGAAACTCCTCCACCCGAGCAAGATGCCAAGGAATCGCCAGCCAATACCGGGTCCAATGACAAGGAGGATCTGGCCCTGATAAACGCCATGGTGGCCGAGATTGCAGCAGACCGCGTGAAGAAAACCAGTAGTCCTAAGGTCAGCAAGATGATTATTAAGCTGCCCATGCCCAACAAAAGGGGCAGAAAAAGGTCTAAACCCGAAAAGATTCGGGACAGCAAGGATAAGTCTGAGAAGATCCGTGAAAGAAAGCAGGAGAAGCCTgagaagaagaagaaactGGACAAAAAGGAGGAACAGCAGCCAGATTTTGAGCCACTTACGCCAAAGAAATCTGACATAGAGGCGGAACAGCAGCAGGAAAAGGATGTAGGGGATCAGCAGGAACCAGAAAGTGCTGAAATGGAACTGCAACATTCGGAAAAGGTCGAGAAAAATCAACCGAAGCTGCAACATTACAGATAG